AGAGCTCGACGGGTCAGTCCGGCTTCTTTGTGTTGGAATTTCAATATGTGTGTAATGATagtaacacacactcattgatcAAAATcctctaaatgtgcctgattttcctttttctcattAAGATCAATGAATTATATATGAAATCagtagaaatgtcccaaaaactTGAATCTCGCGATGTTAGAGAAAGTTAACACAagttttcattgtgttgttgtgttcttcCTTTTATCACTGTCCCCttatgttttttacattttgtcttcatcccctcttcctcctcttcttcgtttCCTCCCGTCTTCCTCAGAGAAACCAACCTGAAGGTGAGGCAGGCTCTGCCCGTCACAGGAGACCTGGGGGACGACATCGAGAAACTGGCCGACTTCAATGgtataatttaaaaaacttaCAGTAATCACATGTGAGCTGGAATCGTGTGTTTGTCGTCCTCTCACCTGCTGCGTCTCCTCTCTCCGACCCGAAGGCGAGGTGCGATGTGAAGCCCCCAACAATCGTCTGGACCGCTTCACGGGGACGCTGTCCTACGCCGGGCAGAAGTACTCGCTGGACAACGAGAAGATCCTGCTGCGAGGCTGCACCCTGAGGAACACCGAGTGGTGCTTCGGGCTGGTGCTGTTCGGAGGTGAACCGGGGACGATTCAGGGACAAGGACTCGGTCTAATAATGAAACTGATAGAAACTGTAGATAATACGTAGAGAGACTTTACTCGACTCTTCTTCGGTTTCCGTTTCGCTCGCAGGTCCAGAGACGAAGCTGATGCAGAACTGTGGGAAGAGCACGTTCAAGAGGACGAGCATCGATCGACTGATGAACGTCCTCGTCCTCTGTGTGAGTCCGGTGGACATGATGTCATCCATTAAGCTGATTACTGTTAAATCAGGCATTATGGTTTATTTGGAATAAACAGATCAATTGGGCCGTGAACCAGGGCAGCCAGAGGAAGACACATAGAAACTATGGATTTATCAAACTAATATCAATAGAAAATATCAGGAATATGGAAAActaaaaattatttaaaaagtaaatctGATCATTCACATTCaggactatttatttattacttttacagttttaAGCTGTACATTTCTATATTGTTGAGGATAATCACTGTTGCTTTTACACATATGAATTTCATAATGGATAAATAAATTAAGTAGGTTTACACATTCAAAGAATttgctgtggtgtgtttgtgtatgagcaaatatattaaataggaaacaataaaaaaaatatgattaatactcagagaaaacaatatatttgtaCAATTTGAAGTATGTGCAGTATAATTGGTATTGGCCACAAAACGTTCAAGTATCACAGGTGAGAACAATAAAGttatttgaattaaattgaatggAATTGATATGAATGTTTCCATCAGACattgtagatttttttatttaaattagaaCATGTTCTCACTGATCCTTTACTTTTACTCTAGTCTAGTTGTAGAAATATGTGTTTGAATGATCTTCATCTCCAGTTCTCCCActccgttccccccccccccccccgcagattTTTGGCTTCCTCGCCTTCATGTGCACCATCCTGGCGATAGGGAACTTTTTCTGGGAGATGAACGAGGGCTCCAAGTTCACGGTCTTCCTGCCGAGGCAGAACCGCACCGATGCCGGTTTCTCCGCCTTCCTCACCTTCTGGTCCTACGTCATCATCCTCAACACCGTGGTTCCCATCTCGCTCTACGTCAGGTAACAGCACCTGTGAAGTTTTCTGTTGATGCAGTTAAGGCATCAAGGTACAGAGCTTGGGTGGAGAGCCGTTCCAGAGTGATTCTCCGTCTAACCAGTTCCTGTGTCCACGTCTTGTTCGGCAGTGTGGAGATCATTCGCCTCGGGAACAGCTTCTACATCGACTGGGACAGGAAGATGTACTACGCTCGCAGCGACACCCCCGCCGAGGCTCGGACCACCACCCTGAACGAGGAGCTGGGTCAAATCAAGTACATCTTCAGTGACAAAACGGGGACGCTCACTCAGAATATCATGACTTTCAACAAGTGCTCCATCAACGGCAAATCCTACGGTAAGATTCAAGACGTTTGTTTCCTTTGGTGGTTTCCAGTCCTATGTTTCTGAGCGTATGAGAAAACTGGAGAAACAAGTAgctaaagacaaaataaatgatcTTAAGTggggttttaaatattttatttgagtgcattcatttaattaggaGTTCCCCAGGGAATATTCTTGGGCCCCTTAATTAAATGTTTCTCCTCCACAGACATTTAAACTGTAGACCCACATGTCTTCTCAGGCTGAAGTTGCTTTAGtcctattttaacatttaatttaatttaatcaaattttatttcatgtgatgCTTATCTATGtttattcttctctttttatttatattttgcagCACTTAGGTTTCAAATGTGCTTTGTAAACAAActtagaagaagaaaagaaaaaacaaagtgttgattcatcactttcttcttctctgcaggaGACGTGGTCGACTACACCGGACAAAGACTAGAAGTTTCTGAGGTATAAGAAGTGAATCAGGTTGTTTGTCATTTGTTCTGCCGCCCACGTGTGATTGGCTGATGTGGAGCAACCATCAGCAGAACAAAGATTCATCCACAAACGTTTTAATTCTTTATATCTATATCTGCTTCAGTTTAAGATAAGATTATTTAGTTAGTTTTCCTCTCAGATAACAACTGTATTCCTcagatttataataaaaatcatGAAATCATTGATAAGAGTTAGATTAATTTCACTGGATTACATCAAATTAGATGTTTTCTTTGGAAGAGGTTCAAGTGGATCATTATTCTCAATCTCACAGATCCCTTGTATTAGGGACAAGTAGGCAGGTGGAGACAGTGAAGACGTCTTCTGTTGTCTCTCCAGCTTACGGAGACGGTGGACTTCTCCTTCAACCCTCTGGCCGACCCCCGCTTCGTATTCCACGACCACGCGCTGGTGGAGGCGGTGAAGCTGGAGAACCCGGAGGTTCATGACTTCTTCAGGCTGCTGAGTCTCTGCCACACCGTCATggctgaggagaagaaggaaggtGAGTCGGCATCCAGGACCTCCctcttttatatttctgtttattatgATTATCTAGGTTTGTATGTATTTCTATTTGTGATTGGAGCAGCTGTAATAAAATCTAGTTTCCTtcagggatcaataaagttggCATTTAAATAACCTCGGttgtaaaatgtcagaaatttTGTTTTCTAAAAAAGCTTCAGACTAAGTTCAAGAAAAGAATTGAATAAAGGAAGGCGAGTCATGACAAATGAAAACTAAGTTTTTCTCCCCTGCAGGCGAGCTGCTCTACTTGGCCCAGTCTCCAGATGAGGGAGCTCTGGTAACAGCCGCCAGAAACTTTGGATTCGTCTTCCGCTCACGAACACCGGACAGCGTTACCATCGTGGAGATGGGACGGCAGCGCAGCTACGAGCTCCTGACCATCCTGGATTTCAACAACGTCCGCAAGAGGATGTCCGTCATAGGTAGAACAtcatatcagaatcagaatcagaatcagaaagtatttattgccaagtaggtttactcctacaaggaatttgctctggttattgctGCATTCAATggacatagaaacataaaaacataaaaacacaatgaatacaacacacataaaaaaagcaataaaaataaacaatatatatttactcactatttacttcttatttactccccttttctaatatttatacaaagtagcatttatttagacataaacatatctaaataaaatatatataatagataaaagatataaaaagtgaagtaaaaagtgaaatgcaagacagtgaactgtgtcagattgcaatatccTCCTGTTACCTTGGATTTCTCATTTAACTGTTTTACCTCTGAGTCAAACTGATGTTGAGGTCACTCTCTTCACTTTGTTctcctgtgtgagtctgtgtgtttttcccttGTGTTCACAGTTCGGAGTCCGGAGGGGAAACTCTCTCTCTACTGTAAAGGTGCCGACACCATCATCTACGAGAGGCTGCACCAGTCCTGCAGCAAACTGATGGACATCACCACAGAGCAGCTGAACGTAAGcaagtgtgtcagtgtgttctcTCAAAGTCTGAGAGTAAATACACAAtctccttcagaataaaaggttTGGATCTGTGAAGCTTTGTTTCCTGATCTGCAGGAGTTCGCAGGGGAGGGTCTGCGGACGCTGGTGCTGGCCTACAAGGATCTGGACGAGGAGTATTTCAACGAGTGGAAACAGCGCCAACATGAGGCCAGTACCTCCATGGACGACCGGGAGGGCAAACTGGACCAGCTGTACGAGGAGATCGAGAAGGATCTGCTGGTAGAGAgcccaacacacacatctggatttctaataaataaagcttttgatgatgatgatgatgatgatgatgatgatgatgtgtgaatgtgtttccaGCTGCTCGGAGCAACTGCCATAGAAGACAAGTTACAGGACGGAGTCCCTCAGACTATTGAGCAACTCTCCAAAGCCGACATCAAAATATGGGTTTTGACCGGAGACAAGCAAGGTAACATAACTTCAAATATAAGAATTTCATTTATCGGTTTGTGATATAATACAACTTGATATAACCTTTTGGAATGGAAATAAGATGAGGAGATTCTTTTCCTGTTTCACGAACTATAGTTTTTAGTATTTCAACTTTTTTCAGAACTGTGGTTATTGTCCGTTCGCTGACGTTTTTAATTTGTGTGGCAGAAACGGCTGAAAACATCGGTTTCTCCTGCAACCTACTGCGAGAGGAGATGAACGAGATCTTCACCGTCTCAGGGAACTCCCCGGAAGAAGTCCGAGAGGAGCTGAGGTCAGTGTTCTCAAGATAACAATAATGGAACTCAGACTCACCGTGAGAATCTGAGCCACGAGCTGATTTGTGAAGCGTTTCCTCGGATCcatccagttttttattttcttgcgGTGCAGAAACGCCCGAACCTCCATGAAACCAGATGAAGTGGATTCCGTGTTGCTGCCGGGAAGGAGTCTGGTGAAAGGAGTGATGATGGACGAGGAGGTGAACGGAGAACACGGCCTGGTCATCAACGGCCACAGTCTGGTAGGGAACCTCTATTATTAACATGCATCCTGTAACTTTCCTTTGTGACTTGATTTGCTTGTAAAAAACTTAAGGGATGAAGActttattttgatgtttgtcCATCAGACATCTTAACTGTATTCTGTGATCCCATTTTCAGCTAAAGCAAAGACATatctcatatttctttatcagtCAAGATTATAATCATAAAGTTTTCAAAAGTTCTGTAATCCATCTTTGATCAAATCAGCATTAGCATCATTTGATCTGACAGAAATCTTCATTCTTCTTTTAGCTGTGTGGACATTTATAGCTGCAGACATTAAACAGTTGTTCAGCAGTCATGTAAACCCCTCCTCATCATcacgctcctcctcttctcccctggTCCCTCAGGCGTACGCCCTGGAGCGCGGCATGCAGCTGGAGTTCCTGCGCACGGCGTGCATGTGTAAAGCAGTGATCTGCTGCAGGGTGACTCCTCTGCAGAAGGCTCAGGTGGTGGAGTTGGTCAAAAAGTACAAGCAGGTGGTGACACTGGCCATCGGAGACGGAGCCAACGACGTGAGCATGATCAAAGGTACCAGCGGGGGCAGCAGAGAGCTTAAAGGGatggaaatgtttatttatttagaatgGACTAAATGCACAGAATCTCCCTCCACTCAGTTTAAAGGTGGAAACATAACTTCCTGTTCTCTTCCCAGCGGCTCACATCGGTGTGGGCATCTCGGGTCAGGAGGGGATGCAGGCGGTGCTGTCCAGCGACTTCTCCTTCGCCCAGTTCCGCTtcctgcagcgcctcctgctggtgcaCGGCCGCTGGTCCTACCTGCGCATGTGCAAGTTCCTGCGCTACTTCTTCTATAAGaacttcaccttcaccttcGTCCACTTCTGGTACGCCTTCTTCTGCGGCTTCTCGGCACAGGTGAGAGGACGGAGAGACGATAAtgctatttattattttattgtcgtATTAAATTTAAGTGTATacttcctttttttaaactagcATGTTCACATAGTGTAGACACCTGTGCACAACAATGTTTTAGCAAAATTACAAAATGATTTTCCAAAGAGAAATGTAGATAAGGTCAATCTACCTTTGTTTTGTTACTAAGATTAAACCAGTTGTTAAGATATTCTCctcttattttgttgttgttcttgttgttcCTCAGACGGTGTACGATGAGTGGTTCATAACACTTTACAACCTGGTGTACACAGCACTACCTGTGCTGGGAATGAGTCTGTTTGATCAGGTAACAaaccgatgtgtgtgtgtgtgtgtgtgtgtgtttatgtgttagtGCCTGAAAACCACAAGGATGTAAATGTTATATCTTTGTATTTTCACCTCCATGTACATTTCAGCTCAAGGTGTTTGAGGAGTAATATTTagacaaatataaacatgaagctAAAATAACAAGAATTGCGGTCCTGCAGTTTTTGTGACTCCACCAACCAGTAGAGTTTCATGCTGTACTGGTTTTCATCCAgatctttgaccaccaaaatcaaatcagttaatctttgagtGCAAGTGAACATTCTCACAAAATCGGAAGAAATTCCATCAAAAAGTTCtcgagatatcgtgttcacaaggctAAAAATatgctttgtgaggtcacagcgaccttgacctttgaccaccaaaggTCCTGCGGTATTCCACAGACAGCCTACACAGAAACCTAATCTCGTTatctccccctgctggtcaggaTGTGAACGACGTGTGGAGTTTCCAGCACCCTCAGCTCTACGTCCCCGGTCAACTCAACCTCTACTTCAGCAAGAAGGCCTTCTTCAAGTGCGCCCTGCACAGCGGCTACAGCTCCCTGGTGCTCTTCTTCATCCCCTGGGCCGCCATGCACAACACGGTGAGGGACGATGGGAAGGACGTCGCCGACTACCAGTCCTTCGCCCTCCTCACCCAGACGTGTCTGCTGTTCGCCGTCAGCATCCAGGTTTGTTTTTTGGATCGTTTTATCTTCTGCACTTCGGTCAGGCGTTTGGATAACAGCCTCTGATTCCTCTGTGCGTCTGCAGCTGGGGCTGGAGATGTCGTTCTGGACGGCGGTGAACACCTTCTTCGTCCTGGGCAGCCTGTTCATGTACTTTGGCGTCACCTTCACCATGTACAGTAACGGCATGTTTCTCATGCTGCCACCGGCTTTTCCCTTCATAGGTGAGTGGGAGACGCTGGGTtccatgttcctgtttgaacatTAACTTTATCTGCTTCCTGAGGAAAAGCGTTGCTCATATTTTTATCAGGTTAATCCGGAGTTATGGTGATGATTCAAATGAGATGAATTTAACTGACAAATGCAGCATCTAAATTTAGTTTagatgtttattgtgtttgccACAGGAGAGTAAACAGAGGTTTACCTAAAACAAAATGAGAACTGGCTTAAATATCATCTATACTGAAACATGGCATTAAATGTCTCATCAGCCTCTTTGTCCTTATTTCATGAATTGTTAGACTTGctgatttattaattattaaagttTGGTAATtttacagtgttttattttggcaGCATTTTAATACAATTATGTTGACAAAATAAACAGTGATGCCTCAGTGTGAGCCATCCGTTCTTTTCAACCTTCAATCTcaaaaatttaactttttgtcCTGTTGATGTTTGGTATTGTAATATTCATGTTTAAAGTTGGATGGGTCAGAGTGTAAacacagaagtgtgtgtgtgtgtgtgtgtgtgtgtgtgtgtgtgtgtgtgtgtgtgtgtgtgtgtgtgtgtgtgtgtgtgtgtgtgtgtgtgtgtgtgtgtgtgtgtgtgtgtgtgtgtgtgtgtgtgtgtgtgtgtgtgtgtgtgtgtgtccaggaacAGCCCGTAACTCTCTGAATCAGCCCAACGTTTGGCTGACGatcctcctcacctccactcTGTGCGTCCTCCCCGTGATCACCTTCCGCTTCCTGGTGATTCAGCTGTGCCCCACCATCAATGACAAGGTGCCAGTCCATATACAGATTAAAGAAAGCCCCCAATTAATGGGAACTCCagtttaaaggagacatttaAGGTTTTCATGGTCAAATAtttagaaaacacatcactttgcTCTGactgtccactgctgcagctcctctcttcagcctctgtctgaaacacttgggtTTAGCTCTTTGTGATTGCTGGGGTGCACAATGCAAATGTGGAAGCATCAGCCGGGCATTGAACCACCGACCttgtggttagtggacgacccgctcttcTCCCTGTGTGCATCTCTAATATTCTGTCGTTTTCTGCCCAAACTTTCAGGTGATGTACAAGGTGAGGCAGACCAAAGCgacccctccccctcttcctcgcCGCACCCGCATCCGCCGCACCAGCACCCGCCGCTCGG
The genomic region above belongs to Pleuronectes platessa chromosome 4, fPlePla1.1, whole genome shotgun sequence and contains:
- the LOC128438920 gene encoding phospholipid-transporting ATPase ID, with amino-acid sequence MSFFGLDCVRKKETELERKLRANDREYNLSFRYATNAIKTCKYNFFTFLPLNLFEQFQRIANAYFLFLLALQVIPEISSLSWFTTVVPLVLVLSVTAAKDATDDINRHRSDNQVNTRKAQVLIDRKLRSEKWMDVQVGDIIKLENNQFVTADLLLLSSSEPLNLVYIETAELDGETNLKVRQALPVTGDLGDDIEKLADFNGEVRCEAPNNRLDRFTGTLSYAGQKYSLDNEKILLRGCTLRNTEWCFGLVLFGGPETKLMQNCGKSTFKRTSIDRLMNVLVLCIFGFLAFMCTILAIGNFFWEMNEGSKFTVFLPRQNRTDAGFSAFLTFWSYVIILNTVVPISLYVSVEIIRLGNSFYIDWDRKMYYARSDTPAEARTTTLNEELGQIKYIFSDKTGTLTQNIMTFNKCSINGKSYGDVVDYTGQRLEVSELTETVDFSFNPLADPRFVFHDHALVEAVKLENPEVHDFFRLLSLCHTVMAEEKKEGELLYLAQSPDEGALVTAARNFGFVFRSRTPDSVTIVEMGRQRSYELLTILDFNNVRKRMSVIVRSPEGKLSLYCKGADTIIYERLHQSCSKLMDITTEQLNEFAGEGLRTLVLAYKDLDEEYFNEWKQRQHEASTSMDDREGKLDQLYEEIEKDLLLLGATAIEDKLQDGVPQTIEQLSKADIKIWVLTGDKQETAENIGFSCNLLREEMNEIFTVSGNSPEEVREELRNARTSMKPDEVDSVLLPGRSLVKGVMMDEEVNGEHGLVINGHSLAYALERGMQLEFLRTACMCKAVICCRVTPLQKAQVVELVKKYKQVVTLAIGDGANDVSMIKAAHIGVGISGQEGMQAVLSSDFSFAQFRFLQRLLLVHGRWSYLRMCKFLRYFFYKNFTFTFVHFWYAFFCGFSAQTVYDEWFITLYNLVYTALPVLGMSLFDQDVNDVWSFQHPQLYVPGQLNLYFSKKAFFKCALHSGYSSLVLFFIPWAAMHNTVRDDGKDVADYQSFALLTQTCLLFAVSIQLGLEMSFWTAVNTFFVLGSLFMYFGVTFTMYSNGMFLMLPPAFPFIGTARNSLNQPNVWLTILLTSTLCVLPVITFRFLVIQLCPTINDKVMYKVRQTKATPPPLPRRTRIRRTSTRRSGYAFSHAQGYGDLVTSRRFLRRPAVSGSSGLANTGRTTMGFSPMGRSAGYSPTGRPQNVKVQDVEVTSLQMYKTIRDPAL